The window TCGCCGGTCGCGGTTCTCCTGGTGCTGACCAGCCTTTACGCTGCCATCGCCGTGTATCTCTACCGGCGCTTTGCCGCAATCCAGCGCGACTGGAAAACATTTCCCGCCACCCTCGATCAACTCGGAAAGGACCGTTCATGTTTGGAAACGATCCTCGATTGAACCCGCTCCAATCGCGGAAACGATTGTTGGTTGCAGAAAGCGAAATCAACCGCCTGCAATTGGCGGAGGAATGGCAGGCGATGACTGAAGGAGTCCGCAGTCTCGGCGCGCGCGTGAAATCAGTCAGCTCACTCGCATCAGTGGCTGCGCTGCTGGTGGCGGGCGCGTCTGTGTTCCGGCGCAGCAAGTCCATGCCCGCCGAGGTGAAGCCCTCCCGGTTTCACACACTCCTGAAAGGCGCGCAGTTGGCCGGCTCCATCTGGCTGGCGTTCCGCTCGCGGGGTCGCGATCAAAAAGACAAATAGAAGAATATTCATGTGACGAAGCCTTGGCGTGCCGTCCGAAAATGATGACCACAACCCGACCACTGAAATTAAACTCAACGAAAGGACTTTTATGAAGATTGAGAAAGGATCAACCGACTCTTCAACCCCGCTGCCGACGTGCCCCGGTTGCGCAATGACCAAGAACGAATGGCCCGGCGAAGGATATACACACGAAGGAGAAACCTATTGCTGCCAGGGTTGTGCGGAAGGCACCGGCTGCACTTGCGTGAGCGTGGCCTAGCCGGGCTTCTCCCGCGAAGGGCAGAAACTTACCCGGGCCGAACCGCGTCCGGGCGAACAACGCGCAGGCGCACTCGCGCCCCAGGGCGAACTCAGCGGCGAGCGAGATGTCAATGGTACTGAAGAAGCCATTGACCAATCCGGCTGCAGTACCACTTTTGCAACAGCCAAATAATTCACGAAGAAATTCGGTCGAGATAGTCGTCTGCGGTGGCACCACTCTTGTGCTATGGATTACCGCAAGTATTGAACATGCAAGACCACGTCTAGCGACCCGCCAGAAAGTAGGAACCACCAATGCCTCAAGGCGATAAATCCAGCTACACTGACAAACAGAAACGTCAGGCGGAACGCATCGAAGCCGGCTACGAGAAAAAGGGCTTGAGCACGAAAAACGCGGAGGCACGAGCTTGGGGCACTGTGAACAAACTCACCGGCGGCGGCAAAAGGAGCGGCTCCGGCTGGAAGAAAAACTAAATATTATTCGCTCCAAAGCCATGAAATCCTTTCCTATCGTCATTATGGGCGGCGGCGTGGTTGCAGGATACGCAGCCAAGGAGTTCGTCGCCCAGAGCGGCAAAAGCGGGGGCCTGGCAATCGTCACCGCAGAAAATGCGCTGCCCTATGAGCGCCCTCCTTTGTCGAAGGGATTTCTGGCCGGCACGGAAGAAGCCAGCGATCTTCAGATTTCTGACGCCGCATTTTATCGCAAACATGGCATCGCTGTCTGCCGCAACTTCACTGTGAAGAAAGTGGACTTTCGGCGCCACCTTCTCCAGAGCACTTCGGGTAAAGTCATTGGCTTTGATCAATTGCTCATCGCTACGGGCTCGACGGTTCGACGGTTAAAGGTGCCGGGAGCCAACCGATCCGAGCTTTTTTATCTGCGGCAGATGAAGGATTCGCAGGCAATTCGGGAACAGATCAAACGAGGACGGCGGGCCGTGGTGATCGGTTCAGGCTTTATTGGAATGGAGGTAGCCTCGGTTATGGCCAGCCACGGAGTGCGCACGACCATGGTGTTTCCAGATGATCGGGTGTGGAAACGTCTGTTCACACCACCCATTTCAACTTTTTTTGAGCATCAGTTTGTGAATCGTGGCATTACCTTTAGGAAATGTGAAAAGGTGGTTGCCTTGACGCATAAAAATAATGAATGCCAGGTCGTATTGGCATCGGGAAATCAGGTGCCCACAGATTTTGTCGTGGGAGGAATTGGAGTGACCCCAACCATGGAACTGTTTCACCGGACACCGCTGGACACGGGTGACGGTATCAAAGTCAACAAATTCCTTGAAACTTGTGTGCCGGACGTATGGGCTGCGGGTGATATCGCCAACTATCCCGATCCCATCTTCCATCGCCGCATGCGGGTGGAGCACTGGGACAACGCCGTGGAACAAGGGCGGGTTGCGATGCGCAACATGACGGGAAAACTCCAGCCCTTCATCCACGTTCCCTATTTCTTCTCGGATGTTTTTGACCTTTCTTATGAATTTTGGGGCGATGCGACTGGCTACGACCAGGTGGTTTATCGCGGCAACATATATGAAAAGCGATTCAGTGTCTGGTGGCTTAAAAAGCAAACCCTTTGCGCCGCGTTTATCATGAACCGTCCGGAGGAGGAACGAGCGGTCGCCCCTCGATGGATTTTGCGACGTCCATGCTTGGACCCAAAGGCGCTCCAGAACGTCCGTAACTTGAAGTCACTGGATGCCACCTTCGGTCGCCGGGACTAGTCCCAAATCAATCCCGGCCCGGCAGCGGCCGGTTTTTGCGACTTTCCCGCCGCAACGTTCGCCATGGGGGATTCCCCCCGGCTGGCAACAGTCGGCCCATGGAGTAGCGTGCTGCGCAACGAACACCACAATTATGGAAGCCGCCACGATAACTCCGCCCAGTGCGGCCATGGATGACCCGGCGGTCGCAGAGATGCCGCGTGGAGAAACGCCCGGCAACGAAGCACCGTCTGTTGAAGCGATCGCCCCGGTAACGATGAAAACGACACCGGTGCAAATCGCCCTGGTCGCCCTCGGCGCG of the Verrucomicrobiota bacterium genome contains:
- a CDS encoding FAD-dependent oxidoreductase; this translates as MKSFPIVIMGGGVVAGYAAKEFVAQSGKSGGLAIVTAENALPYERPPLSKGFLAGTEEASDLQISDAAFYRKHGIAVCRNFTVKKVDFRRHLLQSTSGKVIGFDQLLIATGSTVRRLKVPGANRSELFYLRQMKDSQAIREQIKRGRRAVVIGSGFIGMEVASVMASHGVRTTMVFPDDRVWKRLFTPPISTFFEHQFVNRGITFRKCEKVVALTHKNNECQVVLASGNQVPTDFVVGGIGVTPTMELFHRTPLDTGDGIKVNKFLETCVPDVWAAGDIANYPDPIFHRRMRVEHWDNAVEQGRVAMRNMTGKLQPFIHVPYFFSDVFDLSYEFWGDATGYDQVVYRGNIYEKRFSVWWLKKQTLCAAFIMNRPEEERAVAPRWILRRPCLDPKALQNVRNLKSLDATFGRRD